The genomic region GCAATAAAAATGGTTTTACCTAAATACTATACGCCGAATTTTATTCGGATATTCGGCATTATGATGATATTGCTGCCCTTCAAGCTATGGAGTGTTTTCACAGTGAACGGGTTCATTACCCCGGGGGGTTTTGCAAAAATAATTACAGTGGCTACTTTCATCGGTGGTATTTTGAACATTTTGTTTGACTACCTTTTGATATGGCTCATGGGATTCATCGGTGTATTCATAACCACCCTTGTGGTTCATTCGTTAACCATAGTAGTGGTCAATACACTTTTTTTTCTAAAGATCAGAAAATTAGCGGCTTCTGTTGATAGTAATAAACCTTAGCCCTAAAATAGCTCCGGTCCGCATTTTAAATAATGGCTTATATGATCTAATATCCCTGGGAGAAAAAAAATGATAAGAAAATACTGGCACTGGCTTAAGTACAAACTTGGTATACGCGATATCATTGGTTTACGTTTTACCACCACCTGGAAATGCGATTCAAAATGCAAAACCTGTAATATCTGGAAAGATGCCACTGCGGGAAAGAATGATCTAACCGTTAAGGAAATAGACAACTTTTCTCGAGCCGAATGCTTGAAAAAAGTAGAATATATAACTCTCAGCGGTGGTGAACCCACCCTAAGGAAAGACTTGCCCGAGGTCATAGAAGTCCTGCATAAGAACCTTCCAAAAGCTGGGTTCGCTATGACCACCCATGGAATGCATCCTCAGCTCGAGGAAGACGTCTTTAGGAAAATCCTGAGGAATAACCCGGATATCCCCTTCAGATTCGTTGGCATCAGTCTTAACGGACCGCCTCAAATACATGATCGTACCCGGGGAATAGAAGGCAGCTGGGAAAAAGCAGTTGAAACCTATGATAGACTGAAAGATCTGGTCCCTTGTGAATTCAGCTTCACTTTCTGCAAGGATAATGTAGAATACTTCGAATGGGTACAGGACTTTGCCCGTAGCAAGGGGACAAGAGCATATATATGCTGGACTGTTATGAATGAACGCTTCGATATTTTGGATGAAGATCTTGTTTTCTGGCGTGAAGGGATGGATAAGATGCTCCGAGATTATGTTAAGAACAATTATCCTACACCCAAAGGATTGCTCGATAAAATAAAAAGTTTCATCGCCCCCCCTACCAGCATTACCTTGGCATGTCTATACGATAACATAATCAATCGGAACATCATGCCCTGCTACGCTGGCACGCAAATAATTCATATTGATCCGAATGGCAATGTCTACCCGTGCAATTTTAAGCTTTCCGAAGACCGTATACTTGGGAATCTCAGGGAAAGGGATCTCGACGAGATATGGGCAGAAGTATCCCCGAAGATCCTCCAGGAAATAAAAAAAGGGGAATGCATGTACCCCAATGGTCTTTGCGGAGACTCTGATATATACCCAAGCATCTGCAACTGTCCGCCTTTTGTGCAGAAATGGTATCTATCCAAGCTTATTAAGCAAGAAAAATTGATAAAATCCAAAAATGAGTGAATCGAGAATCACTATGGAAAACCCCAGAATCAGTGTTGTACTTTCCGTATTCAACGGCATTCCTCATCTTCGGGAATCGATAGAAAGCATACTTGACCAGACATTTGACGATATAGAACTTATCCTGATAGATGATGGGTCAACGGACGATACTCCCCGGATCGTGGAAAGCTTCACCGATAAGCGTATCAGGAAAATCCGCCATGAAAAGAACATAGGGCTGACAAAGTCTCTGAACGAAGGACTTCGCCTGGCACGCGGGAAATATATGGCACGCCAGGACAGTGACGATATTTCTCTGCCTGAGAGACTCAGTAAGCAGTATGCTTTTATGGAAAAACATCCGGACATTGTCCTGACCGGTTGCGGCGCCGAGATAATTGACAATGAAGGTAAAAAGGTCTCTTCTTTCGTGCCCGTTACTGATCCCACTGTTTTAGCCAGAACCTCATCTGAAAAATGTCAGATATTTCATCCCAGCATTATCTTCCGTAATGATTGTGGTATATATTACCGTGAGAAGTTCATCTATTCACAGGACTATGACCTTTACCTCAGGCTCCTTACCCAGGGCAAAAAAATAGCCAATATGCCCGATATCCTTATAAGATATAGATTGTCACCGGGCGCCATATCATATAGTAAGAGAACTCACCAGTTCCTTTTTTCGCGTAAAGCCCGTGAATTCTATGAACAAAGGATCAGAACGGGAAAAGATTTTTATGAAGATTTCAATACAGATTCGGTAATTTCTATAAATGCGGATAATACCGAAGACTCGGAGATTTTACTTAACGAATTAAAAGCAAGCGTAGAGATAGAAGATCTTCAACGGATACGGTCGTTCTACGTGAAATATTTACTTGCCCGCAAACGACTGGATAGGTATTTAGTTTATTTTCTTATCAGTTTCCTGCCAGCCAAGTTTTTACGGCTCGTGAAAAAATTAAACTCAAAGAAAAGAGCAGGAAAACTAAACGAGTAGGCTTTCGGATAATATATTTTAAACATCAACTCTGTAGACTGTTGCTGTCACGGTTCGGGTGTGCAATAATCTCTATGATCCTGGTTGATGTCAGACCTATTCCATAACCGGCTTCACCCTGACACGACGGCCCTGACTGGAAGGCAGCGTTTATTCTGGATTTATCCGCACCTACTAGAAAATTCCATCCGGCTTCAACCGTTTCGATCCACTCTGTCTCTTCACGGAGCGTTATACAAGGAACGCCCGCGAAATAAGCCTCTTTCTGCATCCCGCCCGAGTCGGTCAAAATAACTTTTGCGTTCTTCTCCAGGATAAGCATGTCAAAATAACTTACCGGATCGATCATGCGAATGCCCTGGAGATCCCTCTGCCTAATATCGTATTTTTCCAGACATTTCCTGGTGCGGGGATGCATGGGAAAAACAACTTGCGTATCCTTGCCGATAGCATTCAAAGCCTCCAGAATATTCCTGAGTCTTGTTTCATCATCGGTATTCTCGGCACGATGCACTGTAGCCAGGCAGTATTCTTCCCCTTTCAGGGAAAGCTCTTCGATTATACGTGATTTTTTTTCCGCGATACCGAGACACAGAAGGAAAGAATCATACATTATATCCCCCACGTTCAACACAAAAGGCTCTTTCCCGGTCAATCGCGGCGTATCCTCAACGAGTTTTCCTCCGTTGACGATGTTGGAAAAACCCTCTTTGCTCAGGTTGTTGACGGCGTTCTCCGTCGGACAGAAAAGTATGCTTGAGCAGTGGTCGGTAAGAGCCCTGTTGATCTCTTCGGGCATGGTACGGTCATAGCTTCTAAGTCCGGCTTCCACATGGTCCACCGGTATGTGCAGTTTTGCCGCGGCAAGAGCGCCGGCCAGCGTGGAATTGGTATCCCCGTAAACGATTACCCGGTCGGGCTTATTCAAGAGAAAGACCTCTTCTATCTTCCTGAGCATGAGAGCCGTCTGAAGTCCGTGTTCTGCAGAACCCACACCCAGGTGAAAATCCGGTTCGGGAAGCCCCAGCTCCTCAAAAAAGACTTTCGACATATTATAATCATAGTGCTGACCCGTATGGACTATAACATGCTCGACCTTCGGAGCCTTCTCCCGGAAAGCGCGGACAAGAGGCGCCAGCTTGATGAACTGGGGTCTTGCGCCCACTATGCTGATTATTTTCCCACGATCCGCCATGTTTACCTGATAAAAAGCCCTTTCTCCATGAGTTTAACCCCGTCCAGATAGATATCCGGTCTGGTTATGACACCGTCAAGATGGAGCGGCACATCGTTATCTCCCCCGTATGAAAGATTATTACCCACGGCTATATGGATGGTACCTATCACCTTTTCGTCTTCCAGGACATTTCCCGATATACGCGCCTTGGGATTGAGACCGATACCGAGCTCGGCCACCCTGTACGCCCTGGCACCAACTCTGTCAAGCCTTTCAATGACCTCCCGGGACCTTTCACCGTTTATCTCGCAGACCACACCGCCCCTCACCTTGAAGGCAAGGGGTGCGTTCAAAACCCCCAGTTCCGGGAAGGTCGCGTCGACGATATATACTCCCTCACAGCTTTCGGGTGAAAACGATATTTCTCCCTCGGGAAGGTTGCCGAAAGCGCCCGGATGGTCGAAAGACGCTCCCTCCCTCCCGAAAAAGGATCCCGAACCGACCCGGAACACCATATCCGTGCCCAGTTCGGTCACTACCCGTACGGTCGAAACACCACTGAGCTTGCCGTAAAGCCATTTCGATTCCTCCCTGAGATGCTCATAATCGATATCAAGGCACCGGTTGGCGACCTCTTCGGTGATGCTCGGCATGCTCGCTATTCTGGCGCCTCTTGAGGTTGCTTCTCTCCTGGCCATAGTGTGAGTGAGGGACTTATCGGTGATCAGAAGCTGCACGTCATACTGCGTCATAAGTCTTGATATCTGCTCGGGAGGCTCCGTGCCGTGTTCCGGGGTGGGATCCATGACCGATATCTTGGCCCGCTTGGTGATCCCCCGGGCGTGGTCGTAAAAAGCCCGTCCGATGGGTTCCTTCACGGTATCGGTAACGATAAGACAGGATTCCGTCTTGCGCAACTTCAATGAACCGGTAAAAACCGCGTGTAACGCGTTCTCGCTTATCACTTGTAACCGCTCCTTTTTTGACTAAAGCCTGAGGAGCCATACACCCGCAAGAATGAACAGCATCCCGAAGACCTTCTGCATGGTAACAGCTTCCCCCAGAAAGAATATCCCGAGAATGAAAGCTATCAGTGGATAAGTGCCCGAAATGGGTACGACGCGCGAGACATCCCCTATTTTAAGCCCGTGGTAGAAGGCTATCTGCGCCACGAAACTTGCAAGGAACCCGCTAAGTATCAAGAGGCCTATGGACCTGGCGTCGCTCTCCC from Candidatus Omnitrophota bacterium harbors:
- a CDS encoding radical SAM protein → MIRKYWHWLKYKLGIRDIIGLRFTTTWKCDSKCKTCNIWKDATAGKNDLTVKEIDNFSRAECLKKVEYITLSGGEPTLRKDLPEVIEVLHKNLPKAGFAMTTHGMHPQLEEDVFRKILRNNPDIPFRFVGISLNGPPQIHDRTRGIEGSWEKAVETYDRLKDLVPCEFSFTFCKDNVEYFEWVQDFARSKGTRAYICWTVMNERFDILDEDLVFWREGMDKMLRDYVKNNYPTPKGLLDKIKSFIAPPTSITLACLYDNIINRNIMPCYAGTQIIHIDPNGNVYPCNFKLSEDRILGNLRERDLDEIWAEVSPKILQEIKKGECMYPNGLCGDSDIYPSICNCPPFVQKWYLSKLIKQEKLIKSKNE
- a CDS encoding glycosyltransferase, yielding MSESRITMENPRISVVLSVFNGIPHLRESIESILDQTFDDIELILIDDGSTDDTPRIVESFTDKRIRKIRHEKNIGLTKSLNEGLRLARGKYMARQDSDDISLPERLSKQYAFMEKHPDIVLTGCGAEIIDNEGKKVSSFVPVTDPTVLARTSSEKCQIFHPSIIFRNDCGIYYREKFIYSQDYDLYLRLLTQGKKIANMPDILIRYRLSPGAISYSKRTHQFLFSRKAREFYEQRIRTGKDFYEDFNTDSVISINADNTEDSEILLNELKASVEIEDLQRIRSFYVKYLLARKRLDRYLVYFLISFLPAKFLRLVKKLNSKKRAGKLNE
- a CDS encoding UDP-N-acetylglucosamine 2-epimerase (non-hydrolyzing) — translated: MADRGKIISIVGARPQFIKLAPLVRAFREKAPKVEHVIVHTGQHYDYNMSKVFFEELGLPEPDFHLGVGSAEHGLQTALMLRKIEEVFLLNKPDRVIVYGDTNSTLAGALAAAKLHIPVDHVEAGLRSYDRTMPEEINRALTDHCSSILFCPTENAVNNLSKEGFSNIVNGGKLVEDTPRLTGKEPFVLNVGDIMYDSFLLCLGIAEKKSRIIEELSLKGEEYCLATVHRAENTDDETRLRNILEALNAIGKDTQVVFPMHPRTRKCLEKYDIRQRDLQGIRMIDPVSYFDMLILEKNAKVILTDSGGMQKEAYFAGVPCITLREETEWIETVEAGWNFLVGADKSRINAAFQSGPSCQGEAGYGIGLTSTRIIEIIAHPNRDSNSLQS
- a CDS encoding aminopeptidase, with product MISENALHAVFTGSLKLRKTESCLIVTDTVKEPIGRAFYDHARGITKRAKISVMDPTPEHGTEPPEQISRLMTQYDVQLLITDKSLTHTMARREATSRGARIASMPSITEEVANRCLDIDYEHLREESKWLYGKLSGVSTVRVVTELGTDMVFRVGSGSFFGREGASFDHPGAFGNLPEGEISFSPESCEGVYIVDATFPELGVLNAPLAFKVRGGVVCEINGERSREVIERLDRVGARAYRVAELGIGLNPKARISGNVLEDEKVIGTIHIAVGNNLSYGGDNDVPLHLDGVITRPDIYLDGVKLMEKGLFIR
- a CDS encoding EamA family transporter is translated as MNAVLWAILTACIWGVVPVLEKLGLVRTQPFTALFFRCLGVIIGIVLLGLFVVKPQHIRESDARSIGLLILSGFLASFVAQIAFYHGLKIGDVSRVVPISGTYPLIAFILGIFFLGEAVTMQKVFGMLFILAGVWLLRL